One Streptomyces sp. NBC_00554 DNA segment encodes these proteins:
- a CDS encoding glycosyltransferase translates to MLTSVFIAAVSLALFWMAAFTLWWQMHAWRTPEVLASTRFSSPDGGDGLSFSLLLPARHEQAVLDHTIQRLLESSHDDFEIIVIVGHDDPETTEVARSAEARDPRVRVVVDHHEKKNKPKAMNTALPHCRGDVVGVFDAEDQVHPELLAHVDHAFRTTGADVVQGGVQLINFNSSWYSLRNCLEYFFWFRSRLHLHAQKGFIPLGGNTVFVRTDVLREADGWDPNCLAEDCDLGVRLSSVGKKVVVAYDSDMVTREETPGSLMSLMKQRTRWNQGFLQVYRKKDWKQLPGFGQRLLARYTLMTPYLQAVSGVVIPLNVAIALFLDVPVGIAFITFLPAVTALVTFVFEVVGLHDFGKQYGLRVRLVHYLKLIVGGPFYQVLLAGAAVRAVWREQRGRNDWELTSHVGAHLTEVEAAR, encoded by the coding sequence TTGCTCACGTCTGTCTTTATTGCTGCCGTTTCGCTGGCCTTGTTCTGGATGGCAGCCTTCACTTTGTGGTGGCAGATGCACGCCTGGCGTACGCCCGAGGTGCTCGCTTCCACCCGTTTCAGCAGTCCGGACGGCGGCGACGGGCTGTCGTTCTCGCTGCTGCTGCCCGCTCGGCACGAGCAGGCGGTACTCGACCACACCATCCAGCGGCTGCTGGAGTCGAGCCACGACGACTTCGAGATCATCGTCATCGTCGGGCACGACGACCCGGAGACCACCGAGGTGGCCCGCAGCGCCGAGGCGCGCGACCCGCGCGTCCGGGTCGTCGTCGACCACCACGAGAAGAAGAACAAGCCGAAGGCCATGAACACGGCGCTGCCGCACTGCCGCGGTGACGTCGTCGGAGTCTTCGACGCCGAGGACCAGGTCCATCCGGAACTGCTCGCCCACGTCGACCACGCGTTCCGTACGACGGGTGCGGACGTCGTCCAGGGCGGCGTGCAACTCATCAACTTCAACTCCAGCTGGTACAGCCTGCGCAACTGCCTGGAGTACTTCTTCTGGTTCCGGTCCAGGCTCCATCTGCACGCGCAGAAGGGCTTCATCCCGCTCGGCGGCAACACCGTCTTCGTACGCACCGACGTGCTCCGGGAAGCGGACGGCTGGGATCCCAACTGCCTCGCCGAGGACTGCGACTTGGGAGTACGGCTGTCCAGCGTCGGCAAGAAGGTCGTCGTCGCGTACGACTCCGACATGGTGACCCGGGAGGAGACCCCCGGCAGCCTGATGTCGCTGATGAAGCAGCGAACTCGCTGGAACCAGGGCTTCCTTCAGGTCTACCGGAAGAAGGACTGGAAGCAACTCCCGGGATTCGGGCAGCGGTTGCTAGCCCGCTACACCCTCATGACGCCGTACCTCCAGGCCGTCTCCGGCGTGGTCATCCCGCTCAACGTGGCCATCGCGCTCTTCCTGGACGTACCCGTCGGCATCGCGTTCATCACGTTCCTCCCGGCCGTGACCGCACTGGTCACCTTCGTCTTCGAGGTCGTCGGACTGCACGACTTCGGCAAGCAGTACGGGCTTCGCGTCCGGCTGGTCCACTACCTGAAGCTGATCGTCGGTGGCCCCTTCTACCAGGTGCTGCTGGCCGGCGCCGCCGTTCGCGCAGTGTGGCGCGAGCAACGGGGGCGCAATGACTGGGAGTTGACCAGTCATGTCGGCGCGCACCTCACCGAAGTCGAAGCGGCCCGCTAG
- a CDS encoding thioredoxin domain-containing protein, whose amino-acid sequence MPNRLAHETSPYLLQHADNPVDWWPWSAEAFDEARKRNVPVLLSVGYSSCHWCHVMAHESFEDEATAAYLNEHFVSVKVDREERPDVDAVYMEAVQAATGQGGWPMTVFLTPDAEPFYFGTYFPPAPRHGMPGFRQVLEGVRSAWTERRDEVAEVAEKIVRDLAGRELSYGNASVPGEEELAGALLGLTREYDAQHGGFGGAPKFPSSMVIEFLLRHHARTGSEGALQMAADTGERMARGGIYDQLGGGFARYSVDREWVVPHFEKMLYDNALLCRVYAHLWRSTGSELARRVALETADFMVRELRTNEGGFASALDADSDDGNGKHVEGAYYVWTPGQLREVLGEDAELAAHYFGVTEEGTFEEGASVLQLPQHEGVFDAEKIASIRQRLLAARAERPAPGRDDKIVAAWNGLAVAALAETGAYFERPDLVEAAIGAADLLVRLHMDDRARLSRTSKDGQVGANAGVLEDYADVAEGFLALAGVTGEGVWLEFAGFLLDHVIVQFTDSESGALYDTAADAERLIRRPQDPTDNATPSGWSAAAGALLSYAAQTGAEPHRTAAERALGVVKALGPRAPRFIGWGLAVAEALLDGPREIAVVGPMEDPATRELHRAALLGTAPGAVVAVGAADSDELPLLVDRPLVGGEPSAYVCRNFTCDTPTSDVQRLREAVGGGNVA is encoded by the coding sequence ATGCCGAACCGACTGGCCCATGAGACGTCCCCCTACCTCCTCCAGCATGCCGACAACCCCGTCGACTGGTGGCCCTGGTCGGCCGAGGCCTTCGACGAGGCACGCAAGCGGAACGTGCCGGTGCTGCTGAGCGTCGGCTACAGCAGCTGTCACTGGTGCCATGTCATGGCTCACGAGTCCTTCGAGGACGAGGCGACAGCCGCGTATCTGAACGAGCACTTCGTGAGCGTCAAGGTGGACCGGGAGGAGCGGCCGGACGTCGACGCCGTCTACATGGAGGCCGTGCAGGCCGCCACCGGCCAGGGCGGCTGGCCCATGACCGTCTTCCTCACCCCCGACGCCGAGCCCTTCTACTTCGGGACCTACTTCCCGCCCGCCCCCCGCCACGGCATGCCCGGTTTCCGGCAGGTGCTGGAGGGCGTGCGCAGCGCCTGGACCGAGCGGCGCGACGAGGTGGCCGAGGTCGCGGAGAAGATCGTGCGGGACCTCGCCGGGCGGGAGCTGAGCTACGGGAACGCCTCGGTTCCGGGGGAGGAGGAGCTCGCCGGGGCGCTGCTCGGGCTCACCCGTGAGTACGACGCCCAGCACGGCGGGTTCGGCGGTGCACCCAAGTTCCCGTCGTCCATGGTGATCGAGTTCCTGCTGCGGCATCACGCGCGGACCGGTTCCGAGGGCGCGCTCCAGATGGCCGCCGACACGGGGGAGCGGATGGCGCGGGGCGGGATCTACGACCAGCTCGGTGGTGGGTTCGCGCGGTACTCCGTCGACCGCGAGTGGGTGGTGCCGCACTTCGAGAAGATGCTGTACGACAACGCCCTGCTGTGCCGTGTGTACGCGCACCTCTGGCGCTCCACCGGCTCCGAGCTCGCCCGCCGCGTCGCCCTGGAGACCGCCGACTTCATGGTGCGTGAACTGCGCACGAACGAAGGGGGGTTCGCCTCCGCGCTCGACGCCGACAGCGACGACGGGAACGGCAAGCACGTCGAGGGGGCGTACTACGTGTGGACGCCCGGGCAGCTCAGGGAAGTCCTCGGTGAGGATGCCGAACTTGCCGCCCACTACTTCGGGGTGACCGAGGAGGGCACCTTCGAGGAGGGGGCTTCGGTCCTCCAACTTCCGCAGCACGAGGGCGTGTTCGACGCGGAGAAGATCGCCTCCATTCGGCAGCGCCTGCTCGCCGCCCGCGCGGAGCGCCCGGCCCCCGGCCGCGACGACAAGATCGTGGCCGCCTGGAACGGGCTCGCGGTCGCCGCCCTCGCGGAGACCGGCGCCTACTTCGAGCGCCCCGACCTCGTGGAGGCCGCGATCGGCGCCGCCGACCTCCTCGTACGGCTGCACATGGACGACCGGGCGCGGCTGTCCCGTACCAGCAAGGACGGTCAAGTCGGGGCGAACGCAGGAGTGTTGGAGGATTACGCGGATGTCGCCGAGGGGTTCCTCGCGCTGGCGGGAGTCACCGGTGAAGGGGTGTGGCTGGAGTTCGCCGGGTTCCTTCTCGACCATGTGATCGTGCAGTTCACGGACTCCGAGTCGGGTGCCCTGTACGACACGGCGGCCGATGCCGAGCGGCTCATCCGCCGTCCGCAGGATCCGACCGACAATGCGACGCCCTCGGGGTGGAGCGCGGCGGCCGGCGCGCTGCTCTCGTATGCGGCGCAGACCGGGGCGGAGCCCCATCGGACCGCCGCGGAACGGGCGTTGGGTGTCGTGAAGGCGCTCGGGCCGCGCGCGCCCCGCTTCATCGGCTGGGGTCTGGCCGTGGCCGAGGCGCTGCTCGACGGGCCGCGTGAGATCGCCGTCGTGGGCCCGATGGAGGACCCCGCCACCCGGGAACTGCACCGTGCGGCGCTCCTGGGCACCGCACCGGGCGCCGTCGTCGCGGTCGGCGCTGCGGACAGTGACGAACTTCCGCTGCTCGTCGACCGTCCGCTGGTCGGCGGTGAGCCCTCCGCTTACGTTTGCCGTAACTTCACATGTGACACGCCGACCTCCGATGTCCAGCGTCTGCGCGAGGCCGTGGGTGGCGGAAACGTCGCCTGA
- a CDS encoding tetratricopeptide repeat protein encodes MRDSHRADAERLLARAVEEEVRRSGGRTDRGVLLSRARGSLEAMGETAAEEYGAYTQALDEAEAGQLSFGQRYAQEGGGTPLMVAAVAAIAAVVADLALGTGAGTALGAGATVAVVGAAATVVKVTASHLPAASRRAGALGQPGGAEQLRLQWLTALEVRGIRPFLDQQRVLSAATVAKQGAPQLRRTDKSAAARRRSVLEQSFGQLPDLDGPFTGRRTELSRVAQWVHAARASTETKPTVVVLYGAPGSGRSTLAIRAAHALKDQFRGACVVDLRGDSAEEPPLTTRDALLHLLNRLGAPREQLLFRERSSQDQQVRRLSELYHQHLTGLPVTIVLDDANDAEQVRILVPERSDSLVLVTARKPLDLPADLAAWVHQLPVEALEAAGAEELLNAAAQDKSGPYDAESSDLVRELCGGLPLALRIAGSSLGPRTPRQLASDLAAYGPVEPVERVLWLRYTDQTDTARRLLRRLALAGRASLGAVAAASLLATDEAEATRHLTALSRAGLVDHVRGSRYRLHDLVRTFAQARLLDEEEPAERTAAQERLIVNYAELADSVIRLVDGKTSTRADQFGPHGFTSLDAALRWLDDESSFITAALRHAEGVDQAAVLHLLGALCDYCLLRGDLYRLGEISELTQAVDQGLLVRSVQWRTGIAARQLGELDKARTTLSSVVDLYFEAHHDAGAALALCSLGITLHHQGNLTEAAAKLQEAIDLQSSPELAGDRAWTMHALAGVERDRSRLAIALDLLTRSLVLHRESESVHGEAWAHFHLGQLGLRMGDVPRAERELREALDLYGRTRDPRGEAWALTELARARLVAGDPSPAVDGLRQAASRHRDNEDARGEAWTVYYLGQALEETGNLDQAVRELERSRTMFSRMRDVYGLACARHHSARVTRDQRAGQTGSLRNSGFARQLLVDARADFQRIGVAHGEAWTCLELAVVDGGNARTQQALKLCDEAIALFTSYGDRRGEDWARFLRCTLLPYAAPGGSEIGTAVAQEELSQLSRTGHPSRDSKLDDYIDSYQLLLERGVSLETGWQAWRLQMVPKRHARDVMGVTVGAVQG; translated from the coding sequence ATGCGGGACAGCCACCGGGCGGATGCCGAGCGGCTGTTGGCCCGGGCCGTGGAGGAAGAGGTACGGCGGTCGGGCGGACGTACCGACAGGGGCGTGCTGCTTTCGCGGGCTCGGGGTTCACTGGAGGCGATGGGCGAGACGGCCGCCGAGGAGTACGGGGCGTATACGCAGGCACTCGACGAGGCGGAGGCAGGGCAGCTGTCGTTCGGGCAGCGGTACGCCCAGGAGGGCGGCGGAACTCCCTTGATGGTGGCGGCCGTTGCCGCGATCGCGGCCGTCGTCGCGGACCTGGCGCTCGGCACGGGCGCGGGGACGGCGCTCGGTGCGGGGGCGACGGTGGCGGTGGTGGGCGCGGCTGCCACGGTGGTCAAGGTGACCGCCTCGCATCTGCCGGCCGCGAGCCGCCGGGCCGGGGCGCTCGGGCAGCCGGGGGGCGCCGAGCAGCTGCGGCTGCAGTGGCTGACGGCCCTGGAGGTACGCGGTATCCGGCCCTTCCTCGATCAGCAGCGCGTACTCAGCGCCGCCACGGTCGCCAAGCAGGGTGCGCCCCAGCTGCGCCGCACCGACAAGAGCGCCGCGGCGAGGCGGCGCAGTGTCCTGGAGCAGTCTTTCGGCCAACTTCCCGATCTGGACGGCCCGTTCACGGGCAGGCGCACCGAGCTGTCCCGGGTCGCGCAGTGGGTGCACGCGGCCCGCGCGAGCACGGAGACCAAGCCGACGGTGGTGGTGCTGTACGGCGCGCCGGGCTCCGGCCGCAGCACGCTCGCGATCCGGGCGGCGCACGCCCTGAAGGACCAGTTCCGGGGCGCGTGCGTGGTGGACCTTCGCGGCGACAGCGCCGAGGAGCCGCCGCTGACGACCCGTGACGCGCTGCTCCATCTGCTGAATCGTCTCGGCGCGCCGCGCGAACAACTGCTCTTCCGGGAACGTTCCTCGCAGGATCAGCAGGTCAGGCGGCTGAGCGAGCTGTACCACCAGCATCTGACGGGCCTGCCGGTGACGATCGTCCTTGACGACGCGAACGACGCCGAGCAGGTGCGCATCCTGGTCCCCGAGCGCTCGGACAGCCTGGTCCTGGTCACCGCCCGCAAACCCCTCGACCTGCCCGCCGACCTCGCCGCCTGGGTGCACCAGCTCCCGGTCGAGGCACTGGAGGCAGCGGGCGCCGAGGAGCTGCTGAACGCCGCTGCGCAGGACAAGTCGGGCCCGTACGACGCCGAATCCTCCGACCTCGTAAGGGAGTTGTGCGGCGGTCTGCCGCTGGCCCTGCGCATCGCGGGTTCCTCGCTCGGCCCCCGGACCCCGCGCCAACTGGCCTCCGACCTGGCGGCGTACGGACCCGTCGAACCGGTCGAACGGGTCCTGTGGCTGCGCTACACGGACCAGACGGACACGGCACGCCGGCTTCTGCGCCGCCTGGCCCTCGCGGGCCGCGCCTCCCTGGGCGCGGTGGCGGCCGCGTCCCTCCTCGCCACGGACGAGGCGGAGGCCACCCGCCACCTGACCGCGCTCTCGCGTGCAGGCCTCGTCGACCATGTCCGCGGCAGCCGCTACCGCCTGCACGATCTCGTACGCACCTTCGCGCAGGCCCGCCTCCTGGACGAGGAGGAACCGGCCGAGCGTACGGCGGCGCAGGAACGCCTGATCGTGAACTACGCGGAGCTGGCGGACTCGGTGATCCGCCTGGTCGACGGCAAGACGTCCACGCGGGCCGATCAGTTCGGGCCGCACGGCTTCACCTCGCTCGACGCTGCCCTGCGCTGGCTGGACGACGAGTCGAGCTTCATCACGGCGGCCCTGCGGCACGCGGAAGGCGTCGACCAGGCCGCGGTACTCCACCTCCTCGGCGCCCTCTGCGACTACTGCCTGCTGCGCGGCGACCTCTACCGCCTGGGCGAGATCAGCGAGTTGACGCAGGCGGTCGACCAGGGCCTCCTGGTCCGCTCGGTCCAGTGGCGTACGGGCATCGCGGCCCGCCAGCTCGGCGAACTGGACAAGGCCCGCACGACACTCTCCTCGGTCGTCGACCTCTACTTCGAGGCCCACCACGACGCGGGCGCGGCCCTGGCGCTCTGCTCCCTCGGCATCACCCTCCACCACCAGGGCAATCTCACCGAGGCCGCGGCGAAGCTCCAGGAGGCCATCGACCTCCAGTCCTCGCCCGAGCTGGCCGGAGACCGCGCCTGGACGATGCACGCGCTGGCCGGCGTGGAGCGCGACCGCTCCCGCCTCGCCATCGCTCTGGACCTGCTCACCCGGTCCCTGGTCCTGCACCGCGAGAGCGAGTCGGTGCACGGTGAGGCGTGGGCCCACTTCCACCTCGGCCAACTGGGCCTGCGCATGGGCGACGTACCGCGTGCGGAGCGCGAGCTGCGCGAGGCCCTCGACCTGTACGGCCGCACGCGTGACCCGCGGGGCGAGGCGTGGGCCCTGACCGAGCTGGCCCGCGCCCGTCTCGTCGCCGGCGACCCGTCCCCCGCGGTCGACGGCCTGCGCCAGGCGGCCTCCCGGCACCGCGACAACGAGGACGCGCGCGGCGAGGCATGGACGGTGTACTACCTGGGCCAGGCCCTGGAGGAGACCGGCAACCTGGACCAGGCGGTCCGTGAGCTGGAACGTTCCCGCACGATGTTCTCCCGGATGCGCGACGTGTACGGGCTGGCCTGCGCCCGCCACCACTCGGCCCGCGTCACCCGCGACCAACGGGCGGGCCAGACCGGCTCGTTGCGGAACTCCGGCTTCGCCCGCCAGCTCCTCGTCGACGCCCGCGCCGACTTCCAGCGCATCGGCGTCGCCCACGGGGAGGCGTGGACGTGCCTGGAGCTGGCCGTGGTCGACGGGGGCAACGCCCGTACCCAGCAGGCCCTGAAGCTGTGCGACGAGGCGATCGCCCTCTTCACCTCGTACGGCGACCGCCGCGGCGAGGACTGGGCCCGCTTCCTGCGCTGCACCCTGCTCCCCTATGCCGCCCCGGGCGGCTCCGAGATCGGCACCGCCGTGGCCCAGGAGGAGCTGAGCCAGCTGTCCCGCACCGGGCATCCGTCACGGGACAGCAAGCTGGACGACTACATCGATTCGTATCAGCTGCTGCTGGAGCGGGGGGTCAGCCTGGAGACCGGGTGGCAGGCGTGGCGGCTGCAGATGGTGCCCAAGCGGCATGCCCGGGATGTGATGGGGGTGACGGTCGGGGCGGTGCAGGGGTGA
- the mca gene encoding mycothiol conjugate amidase Mca: MAVHAHPDDESSKGAATMAKYVSEGVDVLVVTCTGGERGSILNPKLQGDKYIEEHIHEVRKKEMDEAREILGIKQEWLGFVDSGLPEGDPLPPLPEGCFALEDVDKAAGELVKQIRTFRPQVITTYDENGGYPHPDHIMTHKISMVAFEGATDTEKYPESEFGTAFQPQKLYYNQGFNRPRTEALHNALLDRGMESPYGDWLKRWSEFERTERTLTTHIPCAEFFEIRDKALIAHATQIDPDGGWFKVPLELQKEVWPTEEYELAKSLVDTSLPEDDLFAGIRDNA, from the coding sequence ATGGCCGTGCACGCCCACCCCGACGACGAGTCGAGCAAGGGCGCGGCCACCATGGCGAAGTACGTGTCCGAGGGGGTGGACGTGCTTGTCGTGACCTGCACGGGCGGGGAGCGCGGCTCCATCCTCAACCCGAAGCTTCAGGGCGACAAGTACATCGAGGAGCACATCCACGAGGTACGCAAGAAGGAGATGGACGAGGCTCGCGAGATCCTCGGCATCAAGCAGGAGTGGCTGGGCTTCGTCGACTCGGGGCTGCCCGAGGGCGACCCGCTGCCGCCGCTCCCCGAGGGCTGCTTCGCGCTCGAGGACGTCGACAAGGCGGCCGGCGAGCTGGTGAAGCAGATCCGCACCTTCCGCCCGCAGGTGATCACCACCTACGACGAGAACGGCGGTTACCCGCACCCCGACCACATCATGACCCACAAGATCTCGATGGTGGCTTTCGAGGGCGCGACGGACACCGAGAAGTACCCCGAGTCGGAGTTCGGCACGGCGTTCCAGCCGCAGAAGCTCTACTACAACCAGGGCTTCAACCGCCCGCGCACCGAGGCGCTGCACAACGCGCTCCTCGATCGCGGCATGGAGTCGCCGTACGGGGACTGGCTGAAGCGCTGGTCGGAGTTCGAGCGCACCGAGCGCACGCTGACCACGCACATTCCGTGCGCCGAGTTCTTCGAGATCCGCGACAAGGCGCTCATCGCGCACGCCACGCAGATCGACCCCGACGGCGGCTGGTTCAAGGTCCCGCTGGAGCTCCAGAAGGAGGTCTGGCCGACCGAGGAGTACGAGCTCGCCAAGTCCCTCGTCGATACCTCCCTCCCCGAGGACGACCTCTTTGCGGGCATCCGCGACAATGCCTGA
- a CDS encoding DUF4307 domain-containing protein, with product MSTASTQLPEGRYGRSADERADRKLKVVGGALGVILLVLIGWYGYDHIAGTKISAEVITFSASDTEVKVHLEVRKDADAKGYCTLRSQDAEGAEVGRADFRFDQDSSRIDQVLTLRTTAKGTTAELLGCHND from the coding sequence ATGAGTACGGCGAGCACGCAGCTGCCCGAGGGCCGGTACGGCCGCTCAGCGGACGAGCGCGCCGACCGGAAACTCAAGGTCGTCGGCGGTGCACTGGGCGTGATCCTGCTCGTCCTGATCGGCTGGTACGGGTACGACCACATCGCCGGGACGAAGATCAGCGCCGAGGTGATCACCTTCAGCGCCTCGGACACCGAGGTCAAGGTGCACCTGGAAGTACGCAAGGACGCCGACGCCAAGGGCTACTGCACACTGCGCTCACAGGACGCGGAAGGCGCCGAGGTGGGCCGCGCGGACTTCCGCTTCGACCAGGACTCCTCGCGCATCGACCAGGTCCTCACACTGCGCACGACCGCCAAGGGCACCACCGCAGAGCTGCTCGGCTGCCACAACGACTGA
- the greA gene encoding transcription elongation factor GreA, whose protein sequence is MTQTSENVTWLTQEAYNQLKAELEYLSGPARTEIATKIAAAREEGDLRENGGYHAAKEEQGKQELRVRQLTQLLENAKVGEAPAADGAVAPGMVVTIAFDGDEDDTLDFLLASREYASADIETYSPQSPLGSGVSGKKVGEDAQYELPNGKLASVKILKAVPYQA, encoded by the coding sequence GTGACCCAGACCAGCGAGAACGTCACCTGGCTGACCCAGGAGGCGTACAACCAGCTCAAGGCCGAGCTGGAGTATTTGTCTGGTCCCGCGCGCACGGAGATCGCGACCAAGATCGCGGCGGCGCGCGAGGAGGGCGACCTGCGCGAGAACGGCGGGTACCACGCGGCCAAGGAGGAGCAGGGCAAGCAGGAGCTCCGTGTGCGCCAGCTGACCCAGCTCCTGGAGAACGCCAAGGTCGGCGAGGCTCCCGCGGCGGACGGTGCGGTCGCGCCCGGCATGGTCGTCACCATCGCCTTCGACGGCGACGAGGACGACACCCTGGACTTCCTGCTGGCCTCGCGGGAGTACGCGAGCGCCGACATCGAGACGTACTCGCCGCAGTCCCCGCTGGGCTCCGGCGTGAGCGGCAAGAAGGTCGGTGAGGACGCCCAGTACGAGCTGCCGAACGGGAAGCTCGCCTCGGTGAAGATCCTCAAGGCCGTGCCGTACCAGGCCTGA
- a CDS encoding ABC transporter permease, with amino-acid sequence MSAVTDAVQVAAPTNPVGQSIRDSLVIAKRNLIRMSRIPEMVIFGLIQPIMFVVLFSYVFGGSMQIGGSTSSTDYRNFLMAGIFAQTVTFATAGAGAGIADDMHKGLIDRFRSLPMARGAVLTGRTLADLVQTALTLLVLALVALLVGWRVGSDGDTNAGKVLGAFGLLLLSGYAFTWIGALIGLSVRTPEAATSGGLIWLFPVTFISNAFVDSSNMTPWLRHIADWNPFSATVQASRELFANPGVSQSDAWPMQHAVWASLIYSVLIVLIFRTLAVRKYRSATA; translated from the coding sequence GTGAGTGCCGTCACCGACGCCGTGCAGGTCGCGGCGCCCACCAACCCCGTCGGCCAGTCCATCCGAGACTCGCTGGTCATCGCCAAACGCAACCTGATCAGAATGTCCCGGATCCCGGAGATGGTGATCTTCGGACTGATCCAGCCGATCATGTTCGTGGTGCTGTTCAGCTATGTCTTCGGCGGTTCCATGCAGATCGGCGGCAGCACCAGCTCCACCGACTACCGCAACTTCCTGATGGCCGGCATCTTCGCGCAGACCGTCACCTTCGCCACCGCGGGCGCCGGAGCGGGCATCGCCGACGACATGCACAAGGGCCTCATCGACCGATTCCGCTCGCTGCCCATGGCGCGCGGCGCGGTGCTGACCGGGCGTACGCTCGCCGACCTCGTCCAGACCGCGCTGACCCTGCTGGTCCTCGCCCTGGTCGCCCTGCTGGTCGGCTGGCGGGTCGGGTCGGACGGCGACACCAACGCCGGCAAGGTCCTCGGAGCCTTCGGGCTGCTGCTCCTGTCCGGGTACGCGTTCACCTGGATCGGCGCGCTCATCGGCCTCTCCGTGCGCACCCCGGAGGCGGCCACCTCCGGCGGACTGATCTGGCTGTTCCCGGTCACGTTCATCTCGAACGCCTTCGTGGACTCCAGCAACATGACGCCCTGGCTGCGTCACATCGCGGACTGGAACCCCTTCAGCGCCACGGTGCAGGCATCCCGCGAGCTCTTCGCCAATCCGGGTGTCTCACAGTCGGACGCCTGGCCCATGCAGCACGCGGTCTGGGCCTCGCTGATCTACTCGGTGCTGATCGTCCTGATATTCAGGACGCTGGCGGTGCGCAAGTACCGGTCCGCCACCGCATGA
- a CDS encoding ATP-binding cassette domain-containing protein, giving the protein MPGAIYAEGLVKTFGDVRALDGVDLDVPEGTVLGLLGPNGAGKTTAVRCLTTLLRPDSGKAIVAGVDVLKNPDAVRRRVGLSGQFAAVDEYLTGRENLQMVGQLYQMKAKAAKVRAEELLEQFNLTDAAERTAKTYSGGMRRRLDLAAALVVSPPVMFMDEPTTGLDPRNRQQLWEVIKQLVSGGTTLLLTTQYLEEADHLAHDICVVDHGRVIARGTADQLKAQTGGERVEVVVHEREHIETASEVLRGFGKGETTVEEHTRKLTVPVTGGAKLLAEVIRELDTRGIEIDDIGLRRPTLDDVFITLTGHAAEEKEEGNGVAADKDGKDSKGRKRKKEDAK; this is encoded by the coding sequence ATGCCAGGCGCCATCTATGCCGAAGGCCTGGTGAAGACCTTCGGTGACGTAAGGGCTCTGGACGGCGTCGATCTCGATGTCCCAGAGGGAACCGTGCTGGGCCTGCTCGGGCCGAACGGCGCGGGCAAGACGACGGCGGTCCGCTGTCTGACCACCCTGCTGCGGCCCGACAGCGGCAAGGCGATCGTCGCGGGCGTCGACGTCCTCAAGAACCCCGACGCGGTGCGCCGCCGGGTCGGTCTGTCCGGGCAGTTCGCCGCGGTCGACGAGTATCTGACCGGCCGCGAGAACCTCCAGATGGTCGGCCAGCTCTACCAGATGAAGGCGAAGGCCGCGAAGGTCCGGGCGGAGGAGCTGCTCGAGCAGTTCAACCTCACGGACGCCGCCGAGCGCACCGCCAAGACCTACTCGGGCGGTATGCGCCGCCGGCTCGACCTGGCGGCAGCGCTCGTCGTCTCGCCGCCGGTGATGTTCATGGACGAGCCGACGACCGGCCTGGACCCGCGCAACCGCCAGCAGCTGTGGGAGGTCATCAAGCAGCTCGTCTCCGGCGGTACGACCCTGCTGCTCACCACCCAGTACCTGGAAGAGGCCGACCACCTCGCGCACGACATCTGCGTGGTCGACCACGGCCGCGTCATCGCCCGCGGCACCGCCGACCAGCTCAAGGCGCAGACCGGCGGCGAGCGCGTCGAGGTCGTCGTGCACGAGCGCGAGCACATAGAGACGGCTTCCGAGGTGCTGCGAGGTTTCGGCAAGGGCGAGACCACCGTCGAGGAGCACACCCGCAAGCTCACGGTGCCCGTCACCGGCGGCGCCAAGCTCCTCGCCGAGGTCATCCGCGAGCTGGACACCCGCGGCATCGAGATCGACGACATCGGCCTGCGCAGGCCCACCCTGGACGACGTCTTCATCACCCTCACCGGCCACGCGGCCGAGGAGAAGGAAGAGGGCAACGGAGTGGCAGCCGACAAGGACGGCAAGGACAGCAAGGGCCGTAAGCGCAAGAAGGAGGACGCGAAGTGA